A region of the Candidatus Paceibacterota bacterium genome:
TGTACGCGTGCTGAGGTGAGCTCTTTGTTTGAAATGACAATCTCCTCACCCTGGAGCGCGCGCAGGCGCGTTGTTTTAATACCGATTCGCTCAACGGTACCTGAGTGGTTGCCGACGACAATGAAGTCCCCTACCTCAAACGGCTTATCAAGGTAGATCGCAAATGAACTAAAGAGATCAGAGAGGATATTCTGCATCGCGAGCGCAACTGCGATACCACCAATACCAAGCCCGGCAATGAGTGAGGTTATGTTAATACCGAGGTTTGAGAGCACCGCAAGTATGGCGACCACCCAGAGACCCCATTTGATAAAGTTGCTCAAGAAGCGATACGCATTTTGCACGTCTTTCCCCTCTTTCTCTGCACGTTTCGCGAAAGTGTACTCAACGAGTATATGGAGTGCGACGACCACCTGGTAGGCGATGACAATGAGGAATATTGTGTCAACAACTTTCGACACCGCACCTGAGAGCACCAGGTATTGGAGTCCGACCCAAAGCCCGATGACGTAATAGAACGCCGGCTTGAGGCTCCGCACAACCCGGATGAGCGTGTCGTCGATGTCGGTCTTTGTCTTCTCGGCGAACGAAGCGAGTCGGCGAAGCACTATCCCCTGCACCACCTTGAGCGCCACAATCGCAAGTACCGCAACCACAAATGCGACCACATAGTCTTGCACTGTATTTCCAAAGATAATCGTGAACCGGTTTACTGGTTCATTAAGAAGTATTGAGATGTTCATGTGTGTCATTGTAGCAAACAAAAAAGAAGCGACAAATGCCGCTTCTTTTTTGTTTTATTCGTCGGGGAGCCGGAATCGGTCACGAGTTGCTAGAGATTGTTCAGAGCAGAGCTCATCAAATCCCAAGCACTCTCGACCCCGCCTCACTGTTGCTCGTGCCTCGCAACATGTTCCGGCTTTCGATTCTCGACAGAAGCAAAGCAGTTTGCTTCCTGCTCCCCCCACTCCGCGCAAAGCGCTACGTTCGGGGAGCCGGGAATCGAACCCGGGCCGCTCGGTCCCAAACCGAGTACACTACCATTATGCTACACCCCGCTATTTAGTTTTAGACCGTCAATAAAAAGCTCTCCCTTGACTGCAAAATCATACCATAAAGCACTATAATATCCAGCGTG
Encoded here:
- a CDS encoding mechanosensitive ion channel family protein, coding for MNISILLNEPVNRFTIIFGNTVQDYVVAFVVAVLAIVALKVVQGIVLRRLASFAEKTKTDIDDTLIRVVRSLKPAFYYVIGLWVGLQYLVLSGAVSKVVDTIFLIVIAYQVVVALHILVEYTFAKRAEKEGKDVQNAYRFLSNFIKWGLWVVAILAVLSNLGINITSLIAGLGIGGIAVALAMQNILSDLFSSFAIYLDKPFEVGDFIVVGNHSGTVERIGIKTTRLRALQGEEIVISNKELTSARVQNMKKLEERRATFSFGVVYDTKPAVLEKIPGIVREILEGVGESRARLDRVHLAKLADSSIDFDVVYYVPTSDYTAFMDTQQEILLKLFTRFGKEKIKFAYPTQTVFVAK